ACTAATCTTGTGACCcacatgaaaaaatatttataaaaactagtagtattttagtattttatatgAAATATAAAAACATCCGCATAATACATGAGATATCTATAACTACTACAAAGGATAACATTTTGCCACTATTTACATTAGGATTTTTCATAAATGTTGCTGAGGTGCACTATAAGGAACCTTTTATGttactttttggttttttatttggtttaaattgaagttttattCTGCTTTTGTGTCAGAAGATTCAATTTGAAGTTCCTTTTTATGTACCTCTGTGGCAACAAAAGTTAATTCGGAAATTTGTAGTACATATTACTTTTTGGACAacttttgttatgttttttttttaaggataaCTTTTGCTATGTTAAAGTGATTCGAATTGTGTTCTGTGTGATTTTGTGTTGAATTTTTTGCTATATAAGTGCCTGGTTTGGGTTTTCAATGCCTAGAACTCATTCACAAAATTGTGCTATCTACTATCTACATTGCTATTTGGTGTGATTTTGCAAGGTTTTCTCGATGGCTTTCTTGGCTGCTGTGGGCAGTGTTGCATCGCTCTGTCCTCCAAATCACTTTCCCGATTCCTTCTCTGAAGCAAATCTAAGGTGAAGATTGCCAGGTACAGCAGCTTGATCTTCTTCCAGATTTTGCACCCTAGCACACATGATCTATATTTAGCTCTAGCCTGGGTTTGGCGACAAGAAAGGCTGGGTCTTTGTGAGTAGCGATTGGAATCGGATCCATCCAGGTCTATATTTCTTGCTTTCGATTCACCGCCTGCCTGAGAAGAAGCACGCGGTCACAGTCACGCCGCAGCCTCGTCGCTGGACATCCGTCGTTCCTGCTCGCCCTCCACGGTGAGTCCATTGTGATTGATTCGTTGATTCACTCTGTCTCTATGTTTGCTTTCTATATTTTCATCATTATCTCATTCATATTATGTGTGCTTCCATTTCACGTAATCGCTTCTATTCTCAGACAATTCTCTTCCGCCGCCAGAGAGGTTTTGTTGCTTTCTTCCTTCCTTTTCTCATCAAACTCACCCCATTTGAGAGGCTCTCAACTCCACACTTGATGAGGAAATGTCAGCAGATCCTAAAGTCTTTTTGATGGGTGAAGAGGTCATTCAATTGTCCCATTTATATAACACcgatttttttaaccaaaaaaatgtCTATTTCTTACTTCATTTTTTGATTAAATTGCAGGTTGGGGAATATCAGGGTGCATACAAGGTTAGTTCTGGGTTTCCAGTTGTTGGTGCTATTTCTTTGCTAGCTGtgaatttcaaaatttgatTTACTATAATCTGTTAACCTGCTTTCTTCTTTCATTGTAGATAACCAAGGGTCTGTTGGAGAAGTATGGCCTTGAGAGGGTTCTTGATACTCCAATCACTGAGAATCTTTTTCTTACCTCACTCCagacacaattttttttcttccacaAAGAACTTCATGATATTGTGTTTTCAATTAAAACTGCTAGAATTAGTGTTAGATGTAAACCATTCACATGTCTTCTTGACTCAATAGCTTAAGTTTTTTGAATAGTTGGTTCGTTACATGTAATCGAAGCCCCATCCATTCCTCTAATAAAAAGCTGAAGTTTAATATAGTAGATGGACTTTTGTAATGTTCATGCTTCAAGTTCAAAGTGCACTTGcgtgggggtgggggtggggggcATGAATGAAATACAATGTATGGAATTATTCATGTGTCTTCATCTAATAGTTTAATTTTTTCGGGTAGTTGGCTCCTGATAGTTAGAAACTAATTGCAGAATTCAATCTATTTTCTAAATGATAAAATAGACCCTTAGTCGTTGGTAATTTGTACTTCTGTATTCCGAATTATCTAGGCGATATCAAGACTTTGTAACTGGCATAAATAACTCATAGCATTAAGTACCGGA
This is a stretch of genomic DNA from Lotus japonicus ecotype B-129 chromosome 1, LjGifu_v1.2. It encodes these proteins:
- the LOC130732103 gene encoding pyruvate dehydrogenase E1 component subunit beta, mitochondrial-like is translated as MSADPKVFLMGEEVGEYQGAYKITKGLLEKYGLERVLDTPITENLFLTSLQTQFFFFHKELHDIVFSIKTARISVRCKPFTCLLDSIA